The following proteins come from a genomic window of Heyndrickxia acidicola:
- a CDS encoding type II secretion system F family protein: protein MARFKYMGRDRSGKKSGVISADSKREAMIKLKEQGIRVIEMQEMPETLLTKDISIGKPVKLKHLVIFMRQFSTLIHAGVTIVDATRILSAQTESKHLGKALGEIEQELREGKSFSEACAKHNRIFEPLFVNMVRAGEVSGSMDETLDRLGEHYEKQNNTKQKVVSALAYPIVVAFISIAVVIFLLVAVVPTFVNMFSQFGGKLPAITQFVIDSSHFMQQYWYLVVLFLILIVVFFMLVKQNKKSKYYLDYFLLRLPIFGSIIQKSTIARMTRTLSSMFSSSVPILQALTMVETIVENEVVAKVIRKSRDSLERGRSLTEPMRNHWAFPPLVSQMISIGEETGSLDGMLSKVADFYEKEVETATDALKSLIEPLMIVVLSALVGTIVTAVIVPMFDIYNNVQTYK, encoded by the coding sequence ATGGCGCGCTTTAAATATATGGGCCGGGACCGATCTGGAAAAAAATCAGGTGTCATCTCGGCTGATTCAAAACGAGAGGCAATGATAAAGCTAAAAGAACAGGGAATCCGAGTGATTGAGATGCAGGAGATGCCAGAGACCCTGTTGACTAAGGATATTTCCATTGGAAAGCCTGTAAAGCTTAAGCATTTAGTTATTTTTATGCGGCAATTTTCCACACTTATCCATGCGGGAGTGACGATTGTCGATGCAACACGAATCCTTTCTGCCCAGACGGAAAGCAAGCATCTGGGAAAGGCACTTGGAGAAATTGAACAGGAGCTTCGTGAAGGAAAATCTTTTTCAGAGGCCTGTGCAAAACACAATCGGATATTCGAGCCGCTCTTTGTCAATATGGTCAGGGCAGGAGAAGTCTCTGGAAGCATGGATGAAACACTTGACAGGCTTGGTGAGCATTATGAAAAACAAAATAATACCAAGCAAAAAGTCGTATCGGCGCTGGCTTATCCAATTGTTGTTGCCTTCATTTCCATTGCCGTTGTCATTTTTTTACTGGTGGCCGTTGTGCCGACTTTCGTAAACATGTTCAGCCAATTTGGGGGGAAGCTGCCTGCTATTACCCAATTTGTTATCGACTCCAGCCACTTTATGCAGCAGTATTGGTATCTTGTTGTGTTGTTTTTAATTCTCATCGTCGTTTTCTTTATGCTGGTGAAGCAAAACAAGAAATCGAAATATTATCTTGATTACTTTCTTTTGCGTCTCCCAATTTTTGGATCTATCATACAAAAATCAACGATTGCCCGAATGACCAGAACCTTAAGCTCCATGTTTTCAAGCTCAGTTCCCATTTTGCAGGCATTAACCATGGTAGAAACGATTGTGGAAAATGAAGTGGTGGCTAAGGTGATCAGAAAGTCGAGGGATTCACTTGAAAGAGGAAGGTCGTTGACCGAGCCGATGCGGAATCATTGGGCATTTCCTCCCCTTGTTTCACAAATGATCTCCATTGGCGAAGAAACCGGTTCGCTGGATGGGATGCTTTCAAAGGTGGCGGACTTCTATGAAAAAGAAGTAGAGACGGCAACAGACGCTTTGAAATCATTAATAGAACCACTGATGATTGTGGTACTTTCTGCGCTTGTCGGCACAATTGTAACAGCTGTCATCGTCCCAATGTTTGACATTTATAACAATGTACAAACGTATAAATAA
- a CDS encoding type II secretion system protein produces MIKKMAQRLKEERGLTLIELLAVVVILGIIAAIAIPSIGGLIDNSKKDAHVGNAEQMINSAKTWVSGNSNSIGTSGAVLSLQDLYDNNLLDTIKDPDGGSYKAGSSNKTGDVSQGDKSGSYVEITQSSPGKFSYSVTLTNGNRGIFNVADGDLTRSSVTAAK; encoded by the coding sequence GTGATTAAAAAAATGGCTCAAAGACTAAAGGAAGAGAGAGGGTTAACCCTGATAGAATTGCTTGCTGTTGTTGTAATCCTCGGTATTATCGCGGCAATTGCAATCCCGAGTATCGGCGGTTTAATTGACAACTCTAAAAAGGATGCACATGTGGGAAATGCTGAACAGATGATTAACTCTGCCAAGACTTGGGTTTCAGGGAATTCAAACTCAATAGGCACTTCAGGAGCAGTATTATCTTTACAAGACTTGTATGATAATAATCTTCTCGATACTATTAAAGATCCAGATGGCGGTAGTTATAAAGCTGGTTCTTCAAACAAGACTGGGGATGTAAGTCAGGGAGACAAAAGTGGTTCTTATGTGGAAATTACACAATCAAGTCCTGGGAAATTTTCTTATTCTGTAACATTAACTAATGGTAATAGAGGTATATTTAATGTAGCAGATGGAGACTTAACTAGAAGCAGTGTTACTGCTGCTAAGTAA
- a CDS encoding prepilin peptidase, producing MSILLFIYALLLGSFYNVVGLRVPVHKSIVKPRSACSNCHTVLSPAELIPVVSYFIQGGRCRHCKVRLSPIYPLGELLTGVLFVFAYRQFGLSLDAVIAWTLISLVMIITVSDIAYMLIPDRILIVFAGLFIVERIADPLTPWWDSIIGAAAGFFLLLLIALASKGGMGGGDIKLYAVLGFAMGVKAALLSFFFATLYGAAIGIIGLCLGVFKRKKPIPFGPFIGLGALTSFFFYQKIIDWYLSLF from the coding sequence TTGTCTATCCTACTCTTTATATACGCCCTCCTGCTCGGCTCGTTCTACAACGTAGTCGGCTTGAGGGTTCCTGTACATAAGTCAATCGTGAAGCCGCGCTCCGCTTGTTCCAATTGTCATACAGTCCTTTCACCGGCAGAACTGATCCCGGTCGTTTCTTATTTCATACAGGGAGGAAGATGCCGTCACTGCAAGGTGCGGCTTTCTCCTATTTATCCCTTAGGGGAGCTATTGACAGGTGTGTTATTTGTCTTTGCCTACAGACAATTTGGTTTAAGCCTTGATGCCGTCATAGCCTGGACCCTGATTTCCCTTGTCATGATCATCACCGTTTCTGATATTGCCTATATGCTGATTCCTGACAGAATCCTCATTGTGTTTGCCGGTCTTTTTATCGTTGAAAGAATAGCTGATCCTCTAACGCCATGGTGGGATTCTATTATTGGAGCAGCAGCCGGCTTTTTTCTTCTTTTGCTGATCGCACTGGCAAGCAAAGGAGGAATGGGTGGCGGGGATATTAAGCTTTATGCCGTGCTGGGGTTTGCGATGGGAGTAAAAGCTGCATTGCTGTCCTTTTTCTTCGCCACCCTTTATGGTGCAGCCATAGGCATAATTGGATTATGTCTTGGAGTGTTTAAAAGAAAAAAACCGATCCCTTTTGGCCCGTTTATTGGACTGGGGGCGCTGACATCGTTTTTCTTTTATCAGAAAATAATAGATTGGTATCTTTCACTTTTCTAA
- the pilM gene encoding type IV pilus biogenesis protein PilM, translating to MASRFFQQGRNTVNLIFSDHVIRFLELKQHSPLVVQQWGERYFDQELIKDGRILDRKSLAFILENCIEEWGIKKKNVRFIVPDQTIAIRKITVPPDVNDDEIKGYLFLEIGTSIHLPFENPLFDVFLVSKTNAGKEVLLVATEEEVVESYVSLLEELKLNPVAADISPLAFYRLMHLRDYIREEEHVMILQFDHSLLTISIFYQDILVFMRPVPLDGAQTIPDTSALSSFDLESNLLFEFEDLFKVIEQILSFYQFTLNQGSAQVRRFIMSGDHPDMEHIQRRLEQRLDAGIQRIFLEDIKSQDGTIVPDSFSTILGLALKEV from the coding sequence ATGGCTTCAAGGTTTTTTCAACAAGGACGCAACACGGTTAACCTTATATTCTCGGATCATGTCATTCGTTTTCTTGAACTCAAACAGCACTCCCCGCTCGTGGTGCAGCAATGGGGTGAGCGGTACTTTGATCAGGAATTGATTAAAGACGGGCGTATTCTTGACCGTAAATCTCTTGCCTTTATCCTGGAGAACTGTATAGAGGAATGGGGCATCAAGAAGAAAAATGTCCGATTCATTGTCCCTGACCAAACCATTGCGATACGAAAAATTACGGTTCCCCCTGATGTCAATGATGATGAAATTAAAGGCTATCTATTCTTGGAGATTGGAACAAGTATTCACCTGCCGTTTGAAAATCCTCTCTTTGATGTGTTTTTAGTATCAAAGACCAATGCGGGGAAAGAGGTTTTATTAGTAGCAACAGAGGAAGAGGTTGTAGAATCCTATGTAAGTCTATTAGAGGAGCTCAAGCTAAATCCGGTGGCTGCTGATATTTCTCCGCTTGCCTTTTACAGGCTGATGCATTTGCGGGACTACATAAGGGAAGAAGAGCATGTGATGATTCTTCAATTTGACCACTCCCTTTTAACGATTTCCATTTTTTATCAGGATATCCTTGTTTTCATGAGGCCGGTTCCATTGGATGGGGCACAAACAATTCCGGACACAAGTGCGTTGTCCTCCTTTGATCTCGAATCAAACCTGCTCTTTGAGTTTGAAGATCTATTTAAGGTGATTGAACAAATTCTGTCTTTTTACCAATTTACTTTAAATCAGGGCAGTGCACAGGTGCGCCGGTTTATTATGAGCGGGGATCATCCGGATATGGAACACATTCAAAGGCGCCTTGAACAGCGTCTTGATGCAGGAATTCAACGGATATTCCTCGAAGACATTAAAAGCCAGGATGGCACCATAGTACCCGATTCATTTAGTACAATTCTAGGCTTAGCTTTAAAAGAGGTGTGA
- a CDS encoding PilN domain-containing protein translates to MLVDINLLPEKESKSRLPLYMIAGILCLTIILSAVLIVETKSKDNMAASADTQIKQVNNLDISLQQSVNQYESNDSVAQLQAAVKWASSNPVKTLPVLNELISFLPDRGFFQSFTLNQDHTINLSIQFDTETDAAYYLSRLSNSSWFSEAKLLSLTTQDITADSNSVTGTDSTQSGTQTNTDTENQDVLPRYLASYQVTLNPSAVQAGETKRAGGANP, encoded by the coding sequence ATGCTAGTTGATATTAACTTATTGCCCGAAAAAGAATCGAAGTCCCGGCTGCCTCTTTATATGATTGCAGGAATACTTTGCCTAACGATTATACTTTCAGCGGTCTTAATCGTTGAAACCAAATCCAAGGATAATATGGCTGCCAGTGCCGATACTCAAATAAAACAAGTAAACAATCTGGATATATCTCTTCAGCAAAGTGTGAATCAATATGAATCCAATGATTCTGTGGCTCAGCTTCAGGCAGCGGTAAAATGGGCATCTTCCAATCCTGTGAAGACGCTCCCGGTTTTAAATGAGCTGATTAGCTTTTTGCCTGACCGAGGTTTTTTTCAAAGCTTTACGCTTAATCAGGACCACACCATCAATCTGAGCATTCAATTTGATACTGAAACCGATGCTGCTTATTATTTAAGCCGCTTATCAAACTCCAGCTGGTTCTCTGAAGCTAAGCTGCTTTCATTGACTACACAGGATATAACTGCTGATTCGAATTCCGTTACGGGAACAGACAGTACTCAATCCGGCACACAAACCAATACAGATACTGAAAATCAGGATGTTTTACCCAGATATCTCGCTTCATACCAAGTAACGCTAAATCCATCTGCTGTACAGGCAGGGGAAACAAAGCGGGCAGGAGGGGCAAATCCATGA
- a CDS encoding prepilin-type N-terminal cleavage/methylation domain-containing protein — translation MKVKGEKGFTLVELLAVIVILGIIAAIAIVSIGGLIDRAKSDAFVQSAYTLKEAAEIYARDQHVHDNDILKVSYQILYQNNLLEEIKDPYTKTFLDPKSNDSYVIMNGLNADSVCLKGFEKNICSTNNGDTSVENPVPFDELSINWVHDN, via the coding sequence ATGAAGGTCAAAGGCGAAAAGGGATTCACGCTGGTCGAACTGCTGGCTGTAATTGTTATTTTAGGGATAATTGCTGCAATTGCCATTGTATCAATAGGAGGCCTTATTGATCGTGCAAAAAGTGATGCTTTTGTTCAATCTGCTTATACATTAAAAGAAGCCGCAGAAATTTATGCAAGAGATCAGCATGTCCATGATAACGATATTCTGAAAGTAAGCTACCAAATACTTTATCAGAATAATTTGCTTGAAGAAATTAAGGATCCATATACAAAAACCTTCCTTGATCCTAAAAGCAATGATTCCTATGTCATCATGAATGGATTAAACGCTGACAGCGTATGTCTAAAGGGGTTTGAAAAAAACATCTGTTCTACTAATAATGGAGATACATCTGTTGAGAATCCTGTTCCGTTCGATGAGTTATCGATTAATTGGGTGCATGATAATTAA
- a CDS encoding Maf family protein, with translation MTKLILASGSPRRKELLEKLQIPFQIKASNSDETISDRLSPEEAVVELATRKAMAVSRQHQDFAIIGADTIVVVDGEILGKPSDRDHAKNMLMKLSGRTHEVFTGVAIIQNGQASTFYEKTDVAFWELSEAEVERYLDSGEPFDKAGSYGIQGLGSLFVKKINGDYYSVVGLPISKLQRLLRELKLSW, from the coding sequence GTGACAAAACTTATTTTAGCTTCAGGTTCACCCCGCAGAAAAGAACTCCTCGAAAAGCTGCAAATTCCTTTTCAAATTAAGGCAAGCAACAGCGATGAAACCATTTCAGACCGCTTATCTCCCGAAGAAGCAGTAGTGGAACTCGCAACAAGAAAGGCAATGGCTGTGTCTAGACAGCATCAGGATTTTGCTATTATTGGAGCCGATACAATAGTGGTCGTTGATGGTGAAATCCTGGGAAAACCAAGTGACAGGGATCACGCAAAAAACATGCTTATGAAATTGTCTGGCAGAACACATGAGGTTTTTACTGGCGTAGCCATTATTCAAAATGGACAAGCAAGCACCTTTTATGAAAAAACCGATGTCGCGTTTTGGGAGCTTTCCGAAGCAGAAGTAGAGCGCTACCTGGATAGCGGAGAACCGTTTGATAAAGCAGGATCATATGGAATCCAAGGGCTTGGTTCACTGTTTGTCAAAAAAATCAACGGAGATTATTATTCTGTCGTAGGCCTGCCGATTTCAAAACTTCAAAGGCTGTTGAGAGAATTAAAGCTTTCCTGGTAG
- the radC gene encoding RadC family protein: MEKLMIRDVPADDRPRERMIHHGAKSLSNQELVALLLRTGTKEESVIQLSNRLLQHFDGLRLLKDASLEEMTIIKGIGLAKAIQVMAAVEIGRRIGNLAYHDRYIIRSPEDGANFVMNDMRFLAQEHFVCLYLNTKNQVIHRQTIFIGSLNASIVHPREVFKEAFRRSAASIICIHNHPSGDPSPSREDIDVSAKRS, translated from the coding sequence GTGGAAAAATTAATGATTCGTGATGTTCCTGCAGACGACAGGCCAAGGGAAAGAATGATCCACCATGGAGCCAAGAGTTTGTCAAATCAGGAATTAGTAGCATTGCTTCTTAGGACAGGCACTAAAGAAGAGTCCGTCATTCAGCTGTCAAACCGCCTGCTTCAGCATTTTGACGGGCTGAGGCTATTGAAGGATGCTTCACTTGAAGAAATGACTATTATTAAAGGAATTGGATTGGCAAAAGCCATCCAGGTCATGGCAGCCGTCGAAATTGGGAGAAGGATTGGAAATCTTGCTTATCATGATCGCTATATCATTCGCAGTCCGGAAGATGGGGCTAACTTTGTCATGAATGATATGAGATTTCTAGCTCAGGAGCATTTCGTTTGCCTCTATTTAAACACCAAAAATCAAGTTATCCATCGCCAGACTATTTTTATTGGAAGCTTAAATGCATCTATCGTTCATCCGCGCGAGGTGTTCAAAGAAGCATTTCGGCGTTCGGCTGCCTCTATTATTTGTATCCATAACCATCCCTCAGGTGATCCGTCCCCGTCCCGTGAAGACATTGATGTGAGTGCGAAACGTTCCTAA
- the ltrA gene encoding group II intron reverse transcriptase/maturase: MQDIFDTLYSKSQEGQNFYHLIEIMASEENIRLAYRNIKRNTGSKTAGVDRLTIKDIQELTDKQVVSRIQSMFNWYIPQVVRRVFIPKPNGKQRPLGIPCIWDRLFQQCVLQVLEPICEAKFYKHSYGFRPNRSTHHAIARMQFLINMNGLHHCVDIDIKGFFDNVNHGKLLKQLWTMGIKEKKLLSIISTLLKAEIQGEGIQRKGTPQGGILSPLLSNIVLNELDWWVSKQWENFETEYNYSKVRTYKNGITIIDNSHKYEALKRTKMKEIFLVRYADDFKILCRTRNQAKRVYQAVIDFLSSRLQLNVSDEKSKVINLKKSYSEFLGIKIKVKKKGKTKRGYATICHMTDKSKNNSTKKIKNAIKKVQENPSNQTVHYFNSVVHGIQNYYKVASRITLDLSEIKFSCRKPLYNRLYKYWKKAEFMDMTKTQQKRYKGYNTKLYKIQNAVFSPIFAQKHKPAVNFSQVICNYTKEGREKIHKSLMCIERTTLRYVQSSYIPSQSIEYNDNRISKFIAQYGKCYITKQDLGRYDWQCHHKTPKRLGGSDNYQNLVILHENVHKLIHMTDETKIREILKFFQIKGKSLERLNELRKQAQMSVIG, encoded by the coding sequence ATGCAAGATATTTTTGATACATTGTACTCAAAAAGCCAAGAAGGACAAAATTTTTACCATCTTATTGAAATTATGGCAAGTGAAGAAAATATTCGTTTAGCATATAGGAATATTAAAAGAAATACAGGAAGCAAAACAGCCGGAGTAGATAGGCTGACTATTAAGGACATTCAGGAACTTACAGATAAACAGGTAGTTAGTCGAATACAAAGTATGTTTAATTGGTATATACCTCAAGTTGTTAGACGAGTGTTCATTCCAAAACCGAACGGAAAACAAAGACCGTTGGGAATTCCTTGCATATGGGATAGGCTCTTTCAACAGTGTGTCCTACAAGTGCTTGAACCTATATGTGAAGCCAAATTTTATAAGCACTCCTATGGTTTTAGACCCAATAGAAGCACCCATCATGCTATCGCTAGAATGCAGTTTTTGATAAACATGAACGGGTTACACCATTGTGTTGATATTGATATAAAGGGATTCTTTGATAATGTCAATCATGGCAAACTCCTTAAACAATTATGGACAATGGGAATAAAAGAGAAGAAACTTCTTTCCATTATATCAACTCTCCTAAAAGCTGAAATACAGGGAGAAGGGATACAGAGAAAGGGAACACCGCAGGGTGGCATTCTTTCACCTCTACTTTCCAATATTGTTTTAAACGAGTTAGACTGGTGGGTTTCAAAGCAATGGGAAAACTTTGAGACAGAATATAACTACTCAAAAGTAAGGACTTATAAAAATGGCATAACTATCATAGATAATTCTCACAAATATGAAGCACTGAAAAGGACAAAAATGAAAGAAATCTTTTTGGTTAGATATGCTGATGACTTTAAAATATTATGTCGAACAAGGAATCAAGCAAAAAGGGTTTATCAAGCAGTTATAGATTTTCTATCTTCACGGCTTCAATTAAATGTCTCGGATGAAAAATCCAAGGTTATTAACCTCAAGAAAAGTTATTCTGAATTTCTAGGCATTAAAATTAAAGTGAAGAAGAAAGGAAAAACAAAACGTGGCTATGCAACAATTTGCCATATGACAGATAAATCCAAAAATAATTCTACCAAAAAAATTAAAAATGCCATTAAGAAAGTGCAAGAAAATCCAAGCAATCAAACGGTTCATTACTTTAATTCGGTTGTGCATGGAATACAAAACTACTATAAGGTTGCTTCCAGAATTACCCTTGACCTAAGCGAGATAAAATTCTCTTGTCGCAAGCCATTATATAACCGTTTATATAAGTATTGGAAGAAAGCAGAGTTCATGGACATGACAAAAACACAACAGAAAAGATACAAGGGCTACAATACTAAGTTATACAAGATACAAAATGCTGTCTTTTCTCCAATCTTTGCACAAAAACACAAACCAGCAGTTAATTTCTCGCAAGTTATATGTAATTACACTAAAGAAGGGCGAGAAAAGATTCATAAGTCATTAATGTGCATTGAAAGAACAACATTGAGATATGTCCAGTCATCATATATACCAAGCCAGAGTATTGAATACAACGATAACCGCATCTCGAAATTCATTGCTCAATACGGAAAATGTTATATAACCAAACAAGACTTAGGAAGATATGACTGGCAATGCCACCATAAAACTCCTAAAAGGTTGGGAGGTAGTGATAACTACCAAAATCTTGTGATACTACACGAAAATGTACACAAGCTTATACACATGACGGATGAGACGAAAATTAGAGAAATCCTGAAATTTTTCCAAATTAAGGGGAAAAGTTTGGAGAGGTTAAACGAACTAAGGAAACAAGCCCAAATGTCGGTTATTGGTTAA
- a CDS encoding rod shape-determining protein: MFGSKDLGIDLGTANTLVFQKGKGIVVREPSVVAVQTDTKSIVAVGNDAKNMIGRTPGNIVALRPMKDGVIADYETTATMMKYYIKQASKNKGAFARKPYVMICVPSGITAVEERAVIDATRQAGARDAYTIEEPFAAAIGANLPVWEPTGSMVVDIGGGTTEVAIISLGGIVTSQSIRVAGDELDEAIISYIRKTYNLLIGDRTAENIKVEIGSAGESTGVEPMDIRGRDLLTGLPKTIEITAEEIARALHDTVYTIVDAVKSTLEQTPPELAADIMDRGIVLTGGGALLRNLDKVISKETSMPVLIAENPLDCVAVGTGSALDHIDLFKNKSRNSR, translated from the coding sequence ATGTTTGGTAGTAAAGATCTTGGAATTGATTTAGGCACAGCAAATACTCTTGTATTCCAAAAGGGAAAGGGCATCGTAGTACGCGAGCCATCTGTAGTGGCTGTACAAACGGATACAAAGTCAATAGTTGCGGTCGGTAATGATGCGAAAAATATGATTGGAAGAACTCCCGGGAATATAGTAGCTTTAAGGCCGATGAAAGATGGCGTTATTGCTGATTACGAGACAACTGCTACCATGATGAAATATTATATTAAACAAGCATCAAAAAATAAAGGTGCTTTTGCCAGAAAGCCATATGTCATGATCTGTGTTCCTTCAGGCATTACAGCAGTTGAAGAACGGGCTGTTATAGATGCCACACGCCAGGCGGGCGCACGTGATGCTTATACAATAGAAGAACCGTTTGCAGCTGCAATCGGTGCTAATCTTCCAGTCTGGGAGCCTACAGGAAGTATGGTCGTGGATATCGGCGGAGGAACAACGGAAGTGGCCATCATTTCTCTTGGCGGAATTGTTACAAGCCAGTCGATCCGTGTCGCTGGGGACGAGCTTGATGAAGCCATTATCAGTTATATCCGTAAAACCTACAACCTTTTAATAGGTGACCGTACAGCAGAAAACATTAAAGTGGAAATTGGTTCCGCAGGTGAGTCTACTGGGGTTGAGCCAATGGATATACGCGGACGCGATCTTTTAACAGGACTTCCAAAAACAATTGAAATTACAGCTGAAGAAATTGCCAGAGCTCTGCATGATACAGTTTATACAATTGTCGACGCTGTTAAGAGCACACTTGAACAAACACCACCAGAGCTTGCAGCTGATATTATGGATCGCGGAATTGTACTGACAGGGGGAGGAGCCCTTTTACGTAATCTGGATAAAGTGATCAGCAAGGAAACCAGTATGCCAGTCCTGATTGCGGAAAACCCACTTGATTGTGTAGCCGTCGGTACAGGAAGTGCTCTGGATCATATTGATTTATTCAAAAACAAATCAAGAAATTCAAGATAA